A part of Lujinxingia sediminis genomic DNA contains:
- a CDS encoding SDR family oxidoreductase — MYPIELKGKVALITGGTRGIGLGSALALGQAGVRCVLTYRWGSADESELLAKFDAIGAPRPMLVAADVANDEDVSALMDAIAAEHAGVDIFISNVAFAARTPSLSDYKKRSFYKSLDYSTWPLVSHVQAIFERFERYPGHVLAISSDGADRSYPAYDFVAASKSVLEVFARYMGSHLGEYGTKVNVLRFGMVATESFEAMFGESFWEFLRGEGIEREDLLSPEECGQAVLAMCSGLFDAMQSQVLTLDRGMAFEDNLMRRYERWKSAQG, encoded by the coding sequence ATGTACCCGATTGAGTTGAAAGGAAAGGTTGCGCTGATCACCGGCGGCACCCGTGGTATTGGCCTTGGAAGCGCGCTGGCACTGGGACAGGCCGGCGTGCGCTGCGTGCTGACCTACCGCTGGGGCTCGGCCGATGAGTCCGAGCTGCTCGCGAAGTTCGACGCCATCGGCGCTCCTCGTCCCATGCTGGTCGCGGCCGATGTGGCCAACGATGAGGATGTGTCGGCGCTGATGGATGCCATCGCTGCGGAGCACGCCGGAGTCGACATCTTCATCAGCAATGTGGCCTTTGCCGCGCGCACCCCGAGCTTAAGCGACTACAAAAAGCGCTCGTTCTACAAAAGCCTCGACTACAGCACCTGGCCCCTTGTGAGCCATGTGCAGGCGATCTTTGAGCGCTTTGAACGCTACCCGGGCCACGTGCTGGCGATCTCCAGCGATGGGGCCGACCGCTCCTATCCGGCCTATGACTTTGTGGCCGCGTCCAAGAGCGTGCTGGAGGTGTTCGCGCGCTATATGGGCTCGCATCTCGGGGAGTACGGGACAAAGGTCAACGTGCTTCGTTTTGGCATGGTCGCAACCGAGAGCTTTGAGGCGATGTTCGGCGAGTCCTTCTGGGAGTTTCTGCGCGGGGAGGGGATTGAGCGGGAGGATTTGCTCAGCCCTGAGGAGTGCGGCCAGGCGGTGCTGGCGATGTGCAGCGGCCTCTTTGATGCGATGCAGAGTCAGGTCCTCACGCTCGACCGTGGTATGGCCTTTGAAGATAACCTGATGCGCCGTTATGAGCGCTGGAAGAGCGCGCAGGGCTGA